In a genomic window of Candidatus Tanganyikabacteria bacterium:
- a CDS encoding chemotaxis protein CheB produces the protein MDAISTLLAQLPRDFPAAVLIVMHTAPTQRGLADVFAKSSALPVAWAVDESPVRPATVRVAPPDRHTVLADGTVRVVSGPRVNLHRPAIDPLFRSAAVNYSGRAIGVLLTGYRDDGVAGLAAIKEAGGAVVVQEPAEAEAPDLPENAIRSVRVDRILPLSGMGAALLDLVTSRAPPAVPPDPALAAEVRLEGGETVHESLDDMGERAVLSCPECGGGLWEIGVGGALRHFRCRVGHSLSPELMLDQQGENVERDLWAAVRALQERASFAGRLARDIRFSGAEGVAAGYEEEARRSADQADRARRFILEMQAERARRPYR, from the coding sequence GTGGACGCCATCTCGACCCTGCTCGCTCAGCTTCCCAGGGACTTTCCCGCGGCCGTGCTGATCGTCATGCACACCGCGCCGACCCAGCGGGGCCTCGCCGACGTGTTCGCGAAATCCTCGGCGCTCCCGGTGGCCTGGGCGGTCGACGAAAGCCCGGTGCGGCCGGCTACCGTGCGCGTGGCCCCGCCGGATCGCCATACCGTCCTGGCCGACGGCACGGTCAGGGTGGTGAGCGGCCCGCGCGTCAACCTGCACCGTCCGGCCATCGATCCCCTGTTCCGGTCGGCCGCCGTGAACTACTCCGGGCGCGCCATCGGCGTCCTGCTGACCGGATACCGCGATGACGGTGTCGCGGGCCTGGCGGCCATCAAGGAAGCCGGAGGCGCGGTCGTCGTGCAAGAACCGGCCGAGGCCGAGGCCCCCGACCTGCCCGAGAATGCGATCCGGTCGGTGCGCGTGGATCGGATTCTCCCCCTGTCCGGGATGGGCGCCGCCCTGCTCGACCTGGTGACCTCCCGCGCTCCCCCGGCCGTGCCGCCGGATCCCGCGCTGGCCGCGGAGGTGCGCCTGGAAGGAGGAGAGACGGTGCACGAATCGCTGGATGACATGGGCGAACGGGCCGTGCTGTCCTGCCCGGAGTGCGGCGGCGGCCTCTGGGAAATCGGGGTCGGCGGTGCGCTGCGGCATTTTCGCTGCCGGGTCGGACATTCCCTGTCACCGGAGCTCATGCTCGATCAGCAGGGCGAGAACGTCGAGCGAGACCTGTGGGCCGCGGTCCGGGCCCTCCAGGAGCGTGCCTCTTTCGCCGGGCGCCTGGCACGCGACATTCGCTTCTCCGGCGCCGAGGGAGTCGCCGCCGGCTACGAGGAAGAAGCGAGGCGCTCGGCCGACCAGGCCGACAGGGCGCGCCGCTTCATCCTCGAAATGCAGGCCGAACGCGCCCGGCGTCCTTACCGCTAG
- a CDS encoding HAD-IG family 5'-nucleotidase, with protein MPNSDSLSAPALVLRTLGQSQTTEQDLPPERRVFVNRNLRLQTIDLVGFDMDYTLATYRQSMLNELSVRLTIERLIARGYPPRIAEFAYPLERSIRGLVIDLPLGNVFKMDAHGHVGRVYHGSRAIPKEERAAHYRVERIKLSADRYACVDSLFALCEVAIFLRLVDFFEDSGQLDAPRLWQDVRDSIDEAHRDGSLKSIICADFPAYLEEDPDLPAMLHRFRSAGKRLFLCTNSLWPNTDAVMKHTLDGKLARYPSWRQYFDIVVVGAEKPAFFTDRRPFLEIDERTGEPVGPVDGPFRRGRIYQGGNHADFERLSGAGGDRVLYIGDHIYGDILRAKKSSVWRTALIVRDIEDEVATARRCADQIALRDHLEQGLRALDARIDLAQLAIKALSRLPEEDGAERLGVPIATARREVTDYLEVLRRAYRQDAEALDALEEALDRSFNPYWGPLFKEDREKSRFGEQVERYACVYTARVSNFLGYSPMAYFRPPRDLMPHELPD; from the coding sequence ATGCCCAACAGCGACTCCTTATCGGCTCCCGCCCTGGTGCTCCGGACCCTCGGGCAGAGCCAGACCACCGAGCAGGACCTGCCCCCGGAACGCCGCGTGTTCGTCAACCGGAACCTGCGGCTGCAGACCATCGACCTCGTCGGGTTCGACATGGACTACACGCTCGCCACCTACCGGCAGAGCATGCTCAACGAACTCTCGGTGCGCCTGACGATCGAGCGGCTGATCGCCCGGGGCTATCCGCCGCGAATCGCCGAATTCGCCTATCCGCTGGAGCGCTCGATTCGCGGCCTGGTGATCGACCTGCCGCTGGGCAACGTGTTCAAGATGGACGCGCACGGCCACGTCGGCCGCGTGTATCACGGGTCCCGCGCCATTCCCAAGGAGGAGCGCGCGGCCCACTACCGGGTGGAGCGCATCAAGCTGTCGGCCGACCGCTACGCCTGCGTGGACTCGCTCTTCGCACTCTGCGAGGTGGCCATCTTCCTGCGCCTGGTGGACTTCTTCGAGGACAGTGGGCAACTCGACGCCCCCAGGCTCTGGCAGGACGTGCGCGACTCGATCGACGAGGCGCACCGCGACGGATCGCTCAAGTCGATCATTTGCGCGGATTTCCCTGCGTACCTCGAGGAAGATCCCGACCTGCCGGCCATGCTCCATCGCTTCCGGTCGGCGGGCAAGCGCCTCTTCCTGTGCACGAATTCGCTGTGGCCCAACACCGACGCGGTCATGAAGCACACCCTGGATGGCAAGCTCGCGCGCTACCCCTCCTGGCGGCAGTACTTCGACATCGTGGTCGTGGGGGCCGAGAAGCCGGCGTTCTTCACCGACCGGCGGCCCTTCCTCGAAATCGACGAGCGCACCGGCGAACCCGTGGGTCCGGTGGACGGGCCGTTCCGCCGCGGGCGGATCTACCAGGGGGGCAACCACGCCGATTTCGAGCGGCTTTCTGGCGCGGGCGGCGACCGGGTGCTCTACATCGGCGACCACATCTACGGCGACATCCTGCGCGCCAAGAAGTCGAGCGTGTGGCGCACCGCCCTGATCGTCCGCGATATCGAGGACGAGGTCGCGACCGCTCGCCGCTGCGCCGACCAGATCGCCCTGCGCGATCACCTCGAGCAGGGCCTGCGCGCGCTGGACGCCCGCATCGACCTGGCGCAACTCGCGATCAAGGCGCTCTCCCGCCTGCCCGAGGAAGACGGCGCCGAGAGGTTGGGCGTGCCGATCGCCACGGCGCGGCGGGAGGTGACCGACTACCTCGAGGTGCTGCGCCGCGCCTACCGCCAGGACGCCGAGGCTCTCGACGCCCTGGAAGAGGCGCTTGATAGGAGCTTCAACCCGTACTGGGGACCGCTCTTCAAGGAAGACCGGGAGAAGAGCCGCTTCGGCGAGCAGGTCGAGCGCTACGCCTGCGTTTACACCGCCCGGGTCTCGAATTTCCTCGGGTACTCGCCGATGGCGTACTTCCGCCCGCCGCGCGATC